Proteins from one Leptospira wolffii serovar Khorat str. Khorat-H2 genomic window:
- a CDS encoding Dps family protein: MKPNIGIPEKDREAINQGLQKLLADTYFLYLKTHNYHWNVTGPLFNTLHLMFMTQYTELWNALDLVAERIRSLGYPAPGTYKAFSSLTSLKEEDGVPKAEDMLKNLVEGHEAVIRTARAILPSADSGGDEVTTDLLTQRLEIHEKTAWMLRSMLE; the protein is encoded by the coding sequence ATGAAACCGAATATTGGAATTCCGGAAAAAGACCGAGAGGCGATCAACCAAGGTCTGCAAAAGCTCTTAGCCGACACCTATTTCTTATACTTAAAGACTCATAACTACCATTGGAACGTGACCGGTCCCTTGTTCAATACTCTCCATCTCATGTTCATGACCCAATACACCGAGCTTTGGAATGCTCTGGATTTGGTCGCGGAGAGAATTCGTTCTCTCGGTTATCCTGCTCCTGGTACCTACAAGGCGTTCTCCTCTTTGACTTCTTTGAAAGAAGAAGACGGAGTCCCGAAGGCGGAAGACATGCTCAAAAATCTGGTGGAAGGACACGAGGCCGTGATTCGCACCGCGAGAGCCATTCTCCCTTCCGCGGATTCCGGCGGAGACGAGGTGACCACGGATCTTCTGACCCAAAGATTGGAGATTCACGAGAAGACCGCTTGGATGCTTAGGAGTATGCTCGAGTAG
- a CDS encoding MFS transporter: MNPTSKIPVISRQVWILCWISFFTDVASEMLYPILPLYLSSIGYSFGWIGLLEGCAEATAGLSKGGFGKWSDASGKRVPFIQLGYALSAISKPLLVAFRSIGWIFFARTLDRFGKGIRTGARDALLSDEATPETKGRIFGIHRAMDTSGAILGPVLALALMDTLELSYSSLFLISAIPGICTVGLSWFLREKEKSKEEKPVSEKNGFFDMFVYWKSSPKKYKTIVLLLLLFALANSSDLFLLFRVKQVLSSDRSMISVYIFYNLIYALFAFPFGYIADRIGLKRILSLGLILFAVSYGGMGSAKELYEFVILFFLYGMYSAATEGVAKALISNTIPSSEAASALGTYAGLQSICLLVASVFAGWAWENVGPNFVFVFSASVAGAVGIAVLVLKLERGDLREKGSA; encoded by the coding sequence TTGAACCCAACCTCTAAAATTCCGGTCATTTCCCGACAGGTTTGGATCCTCTGCTGGATCAGCTTCTTCACGGACGTTGCATCCGAAATGCTCTATCCCATTCTTCCACTTTATCTATCGTCCATAGGATATTCCTTCGGATGGATCGGGCTTTTGGAAGGTTGCGCGGAGGCTACGGCTGGACTCAGCAAGGGAGGCTTCGGCAAATGGAGCGACGCATCGGGCAAGAGAGTTCCCTTCATACAACTCGGGTACGCGTTGAGCGCAATCTCTAAGCCGTTACTCGTAGCATTCCGATCCATAGGTTGGATTTTCTTCGCAAGGACCCTGGACCGATTCGGAAAAGGCATCCGGACCGGAGCGAGAGACGCATTGCTCTCGGACGAAGCGACACCGGAAACCAAGGGGAGAATTTTCGGAATCCATAGGGCTATGGATACGAGCGGAGCGATCCTCGGGCCTGTACTCGCACTCGCCCTTATGGATACGCTCGAGCTTTCCTATTCTTCTTTGTTCCTAATTTCAGCGATTCCGGGAATCTGCACTGTGGGTCTAAGCTGGTTTCTAAGAGAAAAAGAAAAGTCGAAGGAAGAGAAACCTGTTAGCGAAAAGAACGGCTTCTTCGATATGTTCGTATATTGGAAAAGTAGCCCCAAAAAATACAAAACCATCGTACTCTTGTTATTATTGTTCGCACTCGCAAACAGCTCGGACCTATTTTTACTTTTCAGAGTAAAACAAGTCCTCTCCTCGGATCGATCCATGATTTCGGTATACATATTCTATAATCTAATCTACGCTCTTTTCGCATTTCCTTTCGGATACATAGCGGATAGGATCGGGTTAAAGAGAATCCTCTCCCTGGGGCTGATCCTCTTCGCGGTTTCTTACGGAGGAATGGGCTCTGCGAAAGAACTTTACGAATTCGTGATTCTTTTTTTCCTATACGGAATGTATTCCGCCGCGACGGAAGGGGTCGCCAAGGCGCTTATCAGCAATACCATACCTTCTTCCGAAGCAGCGAGCGCATTAGGAACTTATGCAGGATTACAGAGCATATGTTTACTCGTGGCGAGCGTATTTGCAGGATGGGCCTGGGAGAATGTCGGACCGAATTTCGTATTCGTATTTAGTGCATCCGTAGCCGGAGCCGTAGGAATTGCAGTATTGGTTTTAAAGCTGGAAAGGGGGGACCTGCGGGAAAAAGGTTCCGCTTAG
- a CDS encoding TolC family protein, with product MAFFAVPGNSAQTVKKDSERITIDKIVELAEKNSPLLLSLNSDLESLYFRKRQEGMTQNPVIAVDYGQRKAANESGSEYSMQVEQPVYYPGRKELKQLLVDNDSRIKEVQVTEATNSVRLNAVKFAYRYLAADINRSHVKERLRRLSTIENYIRSRPFVTPQSKTDLFILETRILALKKHFNDLELEASKNFESMNFYLRLDSVPVLSLPFFKDGIRFDQNELEKKAVDRNPLMLAAKGELEKARTELKLANLEKYPDYSVVGQVGEDRSGVANRYFDIGLKFRVPVWDRFQNKVGAAEKNLDAKSNILLQQENLIKMNLRQAALDYEKSKVNIKLFELSKLKEIERDLNFADTEFSRSRIQILSYLELENQLHETYHAVLTAQLTHMEAFLSLLYMTNEKEIIGVLKNAEQTFEYGFK from the coding sequence ATGGCTTTTTTTGCTGTTCCGGGCAATTCTGCTCAGACTGTAAAAAAAGACTCAGAAAGAATAACGATAGATAAGATTGTTGAGTTGGCAGAGAAGAACTCTCCGCTACTTCTTTCTCTGAATTCCGATTTAGAATCCCTGTATTTTAGAAAAAGGCAAGAAGGGATGACGCAGAATCCTGTTATCGCCGTTGATTATGGTCAAAGAAAAGCAGCTAACGAATCAGGTTCAGAATATTCCATGCAAGTGGAACAACCTGTTTATTATCCGGGAAGGAAAGAGCTAAAACAGCTTTTAGTAGATAACGATTCAAGAATTAAAGAGGTTCAGGTTACTGAAGCAACAAATTCTGTCCGGCTTAATGCGGTTAAGTTTGCATATCGGTATTTGGCCGCCGATATAAATCGGAGTCATGTAAAAGAAAGGCTAAGAAGGCTTTCAACGATTGAAAACTATATTCGATCAAGACCATTCGTAACTCCTCAATCTAAAACCGACTTATTCATTTTGGAGACAAGGATTCTTGCTCTCAAGAAACATTTTAACGATTTGGAATTGGAAGCTTCAAAAAATTTCGAGTCGATGAATTTCTATCTTAGGCTGGATTCTGTTCCAGTTTTATCTCTTCCGTTTTTTAAAGATGGAATTCGTTTCGATCAGAATGAATTGGAAAAGAAAGCAGTCGATCGCAATCCTTTAATGTTAGCGGCAAAAGGTGAATTAGAAAAGGCCCGGACTGAGTTGAAGTTAGCGAACTTAGAAAAATATCCGGATTACTCCGTTGTTGGTCAGGTCGGTGAAGACCGATCGGGCGTTGCAAACCGCTACTTCGATATAGGTTTAAAATTCAGAGTCCCTGTATGGGATCGATTCCAAAATAAAGTCGGTGCTGCGGAGAAGAACCTGGATGCAAAATCTAATATCCTTCTTCAACAAGAAAACTTAATAAAGATGAATCTTAGGCAAGCTGCTTTGGACTACGAAAAATCCAAGGTAAATATTAAATTATTCGAATTATCTAAACTAAAAGAGATCGAGAGAGATTTGAATTTTGCGGATACAGAATTCTCAAGGTCGCGAATCCAAATTCTTAGTTACTTAGAATTGGAAAACCAGCTTCACGAGACATACCACGCCGTATTAACCGCTCAGCTAACGCATATGGAAGCTTTCTTGAGCCTTCTGTATATGACAAACGAGAAAGAAATTATAGGAGTATTAAAAAATGCTGAACAGACTTTTGAATACGGTTTTAAATAA
- a CDS encoding efflux RND transporter permease subunit has protein sequence MLNRLLNTVLNNSILSIGIVLFLFIYSFFKLKEVPIDAVPDITNVQVLVTTNTGPLDPERVEKLVTFPLETELMGLPNLIDIRSVSKFGLSSLTLIFKEGTDIYLARTLALERISSAKNKLPPGVSSEVAPNSTGLGEIFFYSVQAKPGSELEKLEEEKQLLYLRTVQDYIVRPQLKSLVPGIVEVDSNGGYEKEIHIDLIPSKMSSWGITIDKLIASLSTLGENFSGGIISKGKEIAIVRTNGVKSRVQEIAKIPVQRTASGGAIRLSDIADVNEHGRFRLGGATAGGREIVLGTALMLRGENSYKINDDLNQAVHKLTLPQDVEVQVLLERSFLINATIHTVLKNLAEGAILVIITLFFILRNWRAAVIVASIIPGSMLLASLGMKYFGISANLMSLGAIDFGLLVDASIVIAESVLSRFEKHSYSTNAEKRQIIFQSSIEVLKPVTFGIIVIMLVYLPILSLDGIPGKMFRPMAETVLLALGFSLILAIFFLPPLLYFFMSPNNKGGHAEKESRFVTWYRAFLPKMLERPKMIVLSSLLFFLLTGLLYTRLGTVFLPKLTEGDLMLVIVREGNISLEESIKEQKEVEKLLLGLPEIQSVFSRIGTSSVANDPMGPFNADTFIILKKESLPDLLKTEKWEAFLDKIHTTVSERFPESELTLSQPLEARFNELMEGSRADISVRILGKDLNVLFELQESLKNTLENIKGAEEVELDPIMALRKAKVIDIVPDLVKLNYYDVPLPSLNTSVEAAMSGFEVGGYYEEELRFPIKMWLSEEFRNRESEIANINVGTEDGGMIPIRLMSSIEKTERVMTISRNQARRFVAVSVNLRGRDLESFYEEAKEKVGSLQIPQGYSVFWGGQIKNLESAKTKLLVIIPSTLFMIFVVLYMGLGSFRQAVLVFFCVPFALTGGIWFLFFRGMDLSVSAYVGFIALSGIAVLNGLVKLDTIHRLRENPKVTVKDAVMEGATSRIRPVIMTALVASFGFLPMAFGSGLGSEVQKPLATVVIGGIVSSTILTLIILPVFYYWLEKE, from the coding sequence ATGCTGAACAGACTTTTGAATACGGTTTTAAATAATTCAATCTTATCTATCGGGATAGTATTATTTCTTTTTATTTATTCATTCTTTAAGTTAAAAGAAGTTCCGATAGATGCGGTTCCGGACATTACGAATGTCCAAGTACTTGTTACTACTAATACAGGACCATTAGATCCGGAAAGAGTAGAAAAGCTCGTTACCTTTCCTTTAGAAACTGAACTGATGGGATTACCCAATCTGATCGATATAAGATCTGTTTCTAAATTTGGATTATCAAGTCTAACTTTGATCTTTAAAGAAGGCACGGATATTTATTTAGCTCGGACTTTAGCTTTAGAAAGGATTTCGAGTGCTAAGAATAAACTTCCTCCTGGAGTTTCTTCGGAAGTAGCACCTAACTCAACGGGTCTAGGTGAAATCTTCTTCTATTCTGTTCAAGCAAAGCCAGGATCTGAATTGGAGAAATTAGAAGAAGAGAAGCAATTACTATATTTAAGGACGGTTCAAGATTATATCGTTCGTCCTCAATTGAAGTCCTTGGTTCCAGGAATCGTAGAAGTAGATTCGAATGGGGGATATGAGAAAGAAATACATATAGATTTAATTCCTTCTAAGATGAGCAGTTGGGGAATTACTATAGATAAGTTAATCGCAAGTCTTTCAACTTTGGGAGAAAACTTTAGCGGTGGAATTATCTCTAAAGGGAAAGAAATTGCTATCGTCAGAACAAACGGAGTAAAGAGCCGTGTGCAAGAAATTGCAAAGATTCCTGTACAAAGGACAGCAAGTGGTGGAGCAATACGTTTATCGGATATAGCGGATGTAAATGAACATGGAAGGTTTAGGCTAGGAGGAGCAACTGCAGGTGGAAGAGAAATTGTTCTTGGAACCGCGTTAATGTTGCGAGGCGAAAATAGTTATAAAATAAACGACGACCTCAATCAAGCTGTACATAAGTTAACATTACCTCAGGACGTTGAGGTTCAAGTTTTATTAGAGAGATCTTTTCTAATAAACGCTACGATTCATACTGTTCTAAAGAATTTAGCTGAAGGAGCGATCCTTGTAATTATTACTCTCTTCTTTATTCTAAGGAACTGGAGAGCCGCAGTCATAGTAGCTTCTATTATTCCTGGATCAATGTTATTGGCATCTCTGGGAATGAAATATTTCGGGATCTCAGCGAACTTGATGAGTTTAGGAGCAATAGATTTCGGTCTACTCGTGGATGCATCCATTGTAATTGCGGAAAGTGTTCTGTCGAGATTTGAAAAACATTCTTATTCTACTAATGCAGAAAAAAGACAGATCATATTTCAATCTTCGATCGAAGTCTTAAAGCCTGTGACTTTCGGGATTATCGTAATCATGTTAGTCTATCTTCCTATTCTAAGTTTAGATGGGATTCCAGGGAAGATGTTTCGACCAATGGCGGAGACAGTTCTTTTGGCATTGGGATTTAGTTTGATTTTAGCTATCTTCTTCCTTCCTCCGTTACTTTATTTCTTTATGAGTCCTAATAATAAAGGAGGACATGCGGAGAAAGAAAGTCGGTTCGTAACTTGGTATAGAGCTTTTCTTCCAAAAATGTTGGAACGACCTAAGATGATCGTTCTATCTTCTTTACTTTTCTTTCTTTTAACAGGGCTTTTATATACCCGCTTAGGAACTGTATTTCTACCGAAACTTACAGAAGGCGATTTAATGCTCGTGATTGTTCGAGAAGGGAATATCAGTCTCGAAGAAAGCATTAAAGAACAGAAAGAAGTAGAAAAGTTACTATTAGGATTGCCTGAAATACAAAGTGTGTTTTCGAGAATAGGGACTAGTTCCGTTGCAAATGATCCAATGGGGCCGTTTAATGCAGATACTTTCATTATTTTAAAAAAGGAATCTTTACCTGATCTATTGAAAACAGAGAAGTGGGAAGCATTCTTAGATAAGATACATACAACTGTATCAGAACGATTTCCGGAATCAGAATTAACTTTAAGCCAACCCCTCGAGGCAAGATTCAATGAGTTAATGGAAGGAAGCAGGGCGGATATAAGTGTTAGGATTCTAGGTAAGGATCTAAATGTTTTATTCGAATTGCAAGAATCCTTGAAGAATACTTTAGAAAATATAAAGGGAGCTGAAGAAGTCGAATTAGATCCTATCATGGCTCTTCGAAAAGCTAAAGTAATCGATATCGTTCCTGATCTTGTTAAATTAAATTATTATGATGTTCCTTTACCATCTTTGAATACCTCCGTTGAGGCTGCCATGAGCGGTTTTGAAGTGGGTGGTTATTACGAAGAAGAACTAAGATTTCCGATAAAGATGTGGCTTTCAGAAGAGTTTCGTAATCGTGAATCTGAGATCGCTAATATTAACGTAGGAACGGAAGACGGTGGAATGATTCCAATTAGATTGATGTCATCTATTGAAAAGACAGAAAGGGTGATGACAATTTCAAGGAATCAGGCTAGGCGTTTCGTTGCGGTCTCGGTAAATTTAAGAGGTAGAGATTTGGAAAGCTTTTACGAGGAGGCTAAGGAGAAGGTCGGCTCTTTACAAATACCTCAAGGATATTCTGTATTTTGGGGAGGACAAATAAAGAATTTGGAAAGTGCGAAAACCAAACTTTTGGTCATCATTCCCTCAACGCTCTTTATGATATTTGTCGTTTTATATATGGGGCTTGGATCTTTCCGGCAAGCTGTCCTTGTATTCTTCTGTGTGCCGTTTGCTTTAACTGGAGGGATATGGTTTTTATTCTTCCGAGGTATGGATTTAAGTGTCTCGGCATATGTCGGTTTTATCGCCTTATCAGGCATTGCTGTGTTAAACGGGTTGGTGAAATTAGATACAATTCATAGGTTAAGAGAGAATCCAAAAGTAACAGTCAAAGATGCTGTTATGGAAGGAGCTACAAGTAGGATAAGACCGGTAATTATGACTGCACTAGTTGCATCTTTTGGATTCTTGCCAATGGCTTTCGGTTCAGGACTTGGTTCAGAGGTGCAAAAACCTTTGGCAACGGTAGTGATCGGAGGAATCGTTTCTTCTACAATCTTAACATTAATTATATTACCTGTATTTTACTATTGGTTAGAGAAGGAATAG
- a CDS encoding heavy metal translocating P-type ATPase, with amino-acid sequence MGKKIEIKENEKADDCCSSAPSSVVKNEENSLKNKREEDSSFRIFLPVVFSFILMGIGIVFDSYFPEMFLKGWGRFAFYALAYLPVGLPVLKEAYENLIKGEVFTEFLLMGIATIGAFYLGEYPEGVAVMLFYSVGEIFQNLSVQRAKLNIKNLLDQRPDRVLIVKGKDYFERNATEALIGEVLQLKPGEKLALDGELLSESASFNTAALTGESKPDTKYKGESVLAGMINLTSVIEVKITTAYQDSKLSKILTLMEEAASQKAPTEKFIRKFAKIYTPIVVFLAMGICGGPYFFLENYIFSDWFYRALVFLVISCPCALVISIPLGYFGGIGAASRNGILVKGSNYLDVMASVQNVVMDKTGTLTEGVFEVQEAVIRSGFGRKIVLDYVNLIESKSTHPVATAIHKYVGNLNKDLELSNTEEIPGFGMKAKIGGSEVLVGNFKLLDRNRIEYDVDPTIFTSTIIAISINGIFAGYLTIADKIKEDSSKAINELHQMNIGTMILSGDKISVVRSVAESIGVKNFFGDLLPENKVEKVKEIKAKMESVAFVGDGVNDAPVAAASDVGIAMGGLGSDATIEISDIVIQDDKPTKIPMMIRIGRETRKIVWQNIALTFAIKVIVLILGAGGLATMWEAVFADVGVSFLAILNSIRIQRKSFS; translated from the coding sequence ATGGGAAAGAAGATTGAAATAAAGGAAAACGAAAAAGCAGATGACTGTTGTTCATCTGCTCCATCTTCAGTAGTAAAAAATGAAGAGAATTCCCTTAAGAATAAGAGGGAGGAGGACAGTTCTTTCCGGATCTTTCTACCGGTAGTTTTCTCTTTTATACTTATGGGCATCGGAATTGTATTCGATTCTTACTTTCCTGAAATGTTTTTAAAGGGTTGGGGTAGGTTTGCTTTCTATGCGCTTGCCTACTTACCAGTCGGATTACCAGTTCTTAAGGAAGCATATGAAAACTTGATTAAAGGAGAAGTTTTTACCGAATTTCTTCTGATGGGTATCGCAACTATTGGAGCATTCTATCTGGGTGAATATCCGGAAGGGGTCGCTGTAATGTTATTTTATTCAGTAGGAGAGATTTTTCAAAATTTATCAGTACAAAGAGCAAAACTTAATATTAAGAATCTATTAGACCAAAGACCTGATAGAGTTCTAATCGTGAAAGGTAAAGATTACTTTGAGAGAAATGCTACTGAAGCATTGATCGGTGAAGTGCTTCAGTTAAAGCCAGGGGAAAAACTGGCTTTAGATGGAGAACTTTTATCAGAGTCGGCAAGTTTTAATACGGCAGCCTTAACCGGAGAAAGTAAGCCTGATACAAAATATAAAGGTGAGTCGGTTCTTGCGGGAATGATTAATTTAACTTCGGTAATAGAAGTTAAAATAACCACAGCCTATCAGGACAGTAAGTTATCTAAAATTTTGACATTAATGGAAGAGGCTGCCTCGCAAAAAGCTCCGACAGAAAAATTCATTCGTAAATTCGCTAAGATTTACACCCCGATCGTTGTGTTTCTTGCGATGGGAATTTGCGGAGGTCCTTATTTCTTTTTAGAGAATTACATATTCAGTGATTGGTTTTATAGAGCCTTAGTCTTTTTGGTGATTTCATGTCCTTGCGCCTTAGTCATATCAATTCCACTCGGATATTTTGGGGGGATTGGTGCTGCATCCAGAAATGGTATATTAGTTAAAGGATCTAATTATTTGGATGTTATGGCCTCCGTTCAAAACGTTGTAATGGATAAGACAGGGACCTTGACGGAAGGCGTATTCGAAGTTCAGGAGGCAGTTATTCGATCCGGATTTGGAAGAAAAATTGTCTTAGATTATGTAAACTTAATAGAGAGTAAGTCTACTCATCCTGTCGCAACCGCTATTCACAAATATGTAGGGAATTTGAATAAGGATTTGGAATTAAGCAATACCGAAGAAATACCTGGCTTCGGAATGAAGGCGAAAATAGGTGGAAGTGAAGTTTTAGTTGGAAATTTCAAATTATTAGATCGGAATAGAATCGAATACGACGTTGACCCTACGATCTTTACTAGTACCATAATCGCAATATCGATAAACGGAATATTTGCGGGTTATTTAACCATAGCAGATAAAATCAAAGAAGACTCTAGTAAGGCGATAAATGAATTACATCAAATGAATATTGGAACTATGATCCTAAGTGGTGATAAGATTTCCGTTGTTCGTTCAGTTGCGGAATCGATTGGTGTTAAGAATTTTTTCGGAGATCTTTTGCCGGAAAACAAGGTTGAAAAAGTAAAAGAAATAAAAGCTAAGATGGAGTCTGTTGCATTTGTTGGGGATGGTGTAAATGATGCGCCAGTCGCCGCGGCGAGTGATGTTGGGATCGCAATGGGTGGACTTGGAAGTGATGCTACAATTGAAATTTCGGATATCGTAATACAGGACGATAAACCAACCAAGATCCCGATGATGATTCGGATAGGTAGGGAAACTAGAAAGATAGTTTGGCAGAATATAGCTCTCACCTTTGCCATCAAGGTTATAGTATTGATTCTGGGAGCAGGAGGGCTTGCAACTATGTGGGAAGCAGTCTTTGCGGATGTTGGAGTTTCTTTCTTAGCGATTCTTAATTCTATTCGGATTCAGAGAAAAAGCTTCTCCTGA